One Halolamina litorea genomic window carries:
- a CDS encoding mechanosensitive ion channel family protein yields MSQISTWVDPSTFDGLVEFLPTLLGAVAILVVGLVVGRIVGGIVTRLARRVGLGHYAGGTAVEGVERNDGIARGLGRVVAYYVYLVALLAAADVLGINELTSLLSDLGSYTPVVLGALAVLIVGFVAGRIVGDMVAGVVSDFGVGRYLRETPFAAVGDEYPFSYLVGTLVTYYVYLLTLLAAADILDIGALSTLLNEFASYLPALTAGLLVLLVGVWLAERAAEVTENTGDGQATHVAGLAVKLLVYYLTITVTLATVGVDVSVLTNLLSTVVVVFSGALGLSLAIAFGLAFGLGGRDFVAENIDDWAASIGDVVADGDGNDEDGFQFD; encoded by the coding sequence ATGTCACAGATTTCGACATGGGTCGACCCGTCGACGTTCGACGGGCTGGTGGAGTTCCTCCCGACGCTGCTGGGGGCGGTCGCGATTCTGGTGGTCGGGCTGGTGGTGGGACGGATCGTCGGCGGAATCGTCACGCGGCTGGCCCGGCGGGTCGGTCTCGGGCACTACGCTGGTGGCACCGCCGTCGAGGGCGTCGAACGGAACGACGGCATCGCCCGTGGGCTGGGGCGCGTCGTCGCCTACTACGTCTACCTCGTCGCGCTGCTCGCGGCGGCGGACGTGCTGGGGATCAACGAACTGACCTCGCTGCTCTCGGACTTGGGGAGCTACACGCCGGTCGTGCTAGGTGCGCTGGCGGTGCTGATCGTCGGGTTCGTCGCCGGCCGTATCGTCGGCGACATGGTCGCCGGCGTGGTGAGTGATTTCGGCGTCGGGCGCTACCTCCGGGAGACGCCCTTCGCCGCGGTCGGCGACGAGTACCCGTTCAGCTACCTCGTCGGGACGCTCGTCACCTACTACGTCTACCTGCTGACGCTGCTCGCGGCCGCGGACATCCTCGACATCGGCGCGCTGTCGACGCTGCTCAACGAGTTCGCGAGCTACTTGCCGGCGCTGACGGCGGGTTTGCTCGTCCTGCTCGTCGGCGTCTGGCTCGCCGAGCGCGCTGCGGAGGTCACCGAGAACACCGGCGACGGGCAGGCGACGCACGTCGCCGGCCTTGCGGTGAAGCTACTCGTCTACTACCTCACGATCACCGTCACGCTGGCGACCGTCGGCGTGGACGTGTCGGTCCTGACGAACCTCCTCTCGACGGTCGTCGTCGTCTTCTCGGGCGCGCTGGGGCTCTCGCTGGCGATCGCGTTCGGCCTCGCGTTCGGCCTCGGCGGCCGGGACTTCGTCGCCGAGAACATCGACGACTGGGCTGCCTCGATCGGCGACGTGGTCGCCGACGGCGACGGCAACGACGAGGACGGCTTCCAGTTCGACTGA